Proteins found in one Parcubacteria group bacterium genomic segment:
- a CDS encoding glycosyltransferase family 4 protein produces MKSILFISPEYPPETGAGGIGTYVYEMARAIKSCDPSICVSVLAVSFEKNKRGMEDGVEVIRVKANRKNLLGVHWATSRWLLKNYQNYDVIEDEVFGGYCILAKMLLGKKYHYLARLHGTSHEVYALERRRGLKYFIFRSVLNFFEKFIVKRARVILTSSSLMGVYSFFLWNIDFSKMNIAPLPAALENVELGDEDFPENLRGKEYFLFYGSVQKKKGGEVLKRIIAKILATYPYMYFVILGADLEKLASYFRGNSQVIFFGYTGEKARRSAIIRNAKIVVLPSQFEAFLYTAVEAIFLNVPTIVTRNCGVSQYLKTFPDYDNIVIEQNNENEFMEKIESIMQNYENAKIKTGEQREQLSRCVEPKKIARQYLNLIAEQYAEKRNI; encoded by the coding sequence ATGAAAAGCATATTATTTATCTCCCCTGAATATCCGCCAGAAACCGGAGCGGGGGGCATCGGAACATATGTGTACGAGATGGCGAGAGCGATTAAAAGTTGCGATCCATCAATCTGTGTTTCTGTGTTGGCGGTTTCTTTTGAAAAAAACAAGAGAGGGATGGAAGACGGAGTGGAAGTGATTAGGGTGAAAGCTAATCGGAAAAATCTGCTAGGCGTTCATTGGGCCACTTCTCGCTGGCTTTTAAAAAATTATCAAAATTACGATGTTATTGAAGATGAAGTTTTTGGCGGTTATTGTATCTTAGCTAAAATGCTCTTGGGAAAAAAGTATCACTATCTCGCGCGGTTGCATGGGACGAGTCATGAAGTGTATGCCTTGGAAAGAAGGCGCGGTCTGAAATATTTCATTTTTCGCTCCGTTCTGAATTTTTTTGAGAAGTTCATTGTTAAAAGAGCCCGGGTGATTCTAACCAGTTCTTCGCTTATGGGTGTTTATTCTTTTTTTCTGTGGAACATTGATTTTTCCAAAATGAATATCGCTCCACTTCCTGCCGCATTGGAAAATGTTGAGCTTGGTGATGAGGATTTTCCGGAGAATCTTCGAGGCAAGGAGTATTTTCTTTTCTATGGAAGCGTGCAGAAAAAGAAAGGCGGTGAGGTTTTGAAAAGAATAATAGCAAAAATATTAGCCACCTACCCCTACATGTATTTTGTTATCTTAGGAGCTGATCTTGAGAAACTAGCCAGCTATTTTCGCGGGAATAGTCAAGTGATTTTTTTTGGCTACACTGGAGAGAAGGCGAGGCGTTCAGCAATCATCAGAAACGCAAAAATAGTCGTCTTACCCTCCCAATTTGAAGCCTTCCTCTATACGGCCGTAGAGGCGATTTTTTTGAATGTGCCGACGATCGTGACGAGGAATTGCGGAGTGTCGCAGTATCTGAAAACATTTCCGGATTATGACAATATTGTTATCGAACAGAATAATGAAAATGAGTTTATGGAAAAAATAGAATCCATTATGCAAAACTATGAAAATGCCAAAATAAAAACAGGTGAGCAGAGAGAGCAACTCAGCAGATGCGTTGAGCCGAAAAAGATTGCCAGGCAGTATCTAAATTTAATCGCGGAACAATATGCCGAAAAAAGAAATATTTGA
- the asnB gene encoding asparagine synthase (glutamine-hydrolyzing), whose translation MCGILGQLNRSTPVNRELFLEMLETLKKRGPDQSGDFFINNLALGQRRLSIIDLSQAGRQPMFNEDGSVAIIFNGEIYNYQTIKKELGTSYQWKSKSDTEILIHGYEEFGQKIVEKIEGMFAFAIYDRKNNLLTLARDHFGKKPLYYYLDEEIFCFASELKAIIKNPEIKQKLKIDELSLAKYLFYGYIPSPNSILDKIKKLEPATTFQFDLKKWKIINKYDFWKLEEIKINNNYSENEVLAKTEDLIKKSVEKRLMSDVPLGVFLSGGVDSSLITKYLSDFSPQVNSFTVCYKNSKEADESEYAQRVASKLGINYNLCYFEDQLVRENFLEILDYLDEPMADAAIIPLYFVSKFAKDKITVVLSGDGGDELFGGYSKYKAQEFIENNRYLSFLASIGKKITPKNNPYHKLLDSFGLDFSQRQFIFGSGSFLPEEAEKLLKKPISLKSIFAEARKYENTFGQKDAINKSLFLDCKIQLPDWYLVKGDRATMATALEMRNPLLDKDLAEFAFSLSGNWKIRNGEQKYVLKKLASKYFDKDLIYRKKSGFGVPLDKWIRNELKDLFQEYLFHDNGFFDLEYVKLMHTEHMNGKADHRFKLLRVFNFNYWHKKYFLG comes from the coding sequence ATGTGTGGAATTTTAGGACAACTAAATAGAAGCACTCCGGTAAATCGAGAGTTGTTTTTGGAAATGCTTGAAACGCTCAAAAAAAGAGGCCCCGACCAATCGGGTGATTTTTTTATTAATAATCTTGCCTTAGGGCAAAGACGGCTTTCCATCATCGATCTTTCGCAGGCAGGAAGACAACCGATGTTTAATGAAGATGGAAGTGTCGCTATAATTTTCAATGGCGAAATCTATAATTACCAAACTATCAAAAAAGAATTAGGAACAAGTTACCAATGGAAAAGCAAATCGGACACGGAAATTTTGATTCATGGCTATGAGGAATTTGGGCAAAAAATTGTGGAAAAAATTGAGGGGATGTTTGCGTTTGCTATTTATGATCGGAAAAATAATCTCTTGACACTAGCGCGCGATCATTTCGGCAAAAAACCGTTGTATTACTATTTAGACGAAGAAATTTTTTGCTTCGCATCTGAGCTAAAGGCCATCATTAAAAATCCCGAAATTAAACAAAAATTAAAGATCGACGAGTTGTCTTTGGCAAAATATCTGTTTTATGGTTACATTCCTTCGCCTAATAGTATTTTAGATAAAATAAAAAAACTGGAACCGGCAACTACTTTTCAGTTTGATCTGAAAAAATGGAAAATAATTAATAAGTACGATTTTTGGAAGCTGGAAGAAATTAAAATAAATAATAATTATTCAGAAAACGAGGTACTGGCCAAAACAGAGGATTTGATCAAAAAATCAGTCGAAAAAAGACTAATGTCAGATGTGCCACTTGGCGTTTTTCTAAGCGGGGGAGTGGATAGCAGTCTAATCACGAAATATCTTTCCGATTTTTCTCCGCAAGTGAATTCTTTCACGGTGTGCTACAAAAATTCCAAGGAAGCGGACGAATCGGAGTATGCTCAGCGGGTGGCGTCAAAACTTGGCATAAACTATAATCTTTGCTACTTTGAAGACCAGCTCGTGCGGGAAAATTTTTTGGAAATTTTGGATTATTTGGACGAGCCAATGGCAGACGCGGCAATTATTCCACTCTATTTTGTTTCCAAATTTGCCAAAGATAAAATCACAGTAGTTTTAAGTGGCGACGGCGGAGATGAGCTTTTTGGGGGGTATTCAAAATACAAAGCGCAAGAGTTTATTGAAAATAATCGCTATTTGAGTTTTTTGGCGAGTATCGGAAAAAAAATAACCCCTAAAAATAATCCTTATCACAAATTACTTGACAGTTTTGGGTTAGATTTTTCCCAAAGGCAGTTTATTTTTGGCAGTGGCAGTTTTCTGCCGGAAGAAGCGGAAAAATTATTGAAAAAACCGATAAGCTTGAAGTCAATTTTTGCAGAAGCGCGAAAATATGAAAATACTTTTGGACAAAAAGACGCAATCAATAAAAGCTTATTTCTTGATTGCAAAATTCAATTGCCTGATTGGTATCTTGTGAAAGGAGATCGGGCGACAATGGCGACAGCGCTTGAGATGCGCAATCCACTTTTGGATAAGGATTTGGCGGAATTTGCTTTTTCGCTTTCGGGAAATTGGAAAATCAGAAACGGCGAGCAAAAGTATGTTTTAAAGAAATTGGCGAGCAAATATTTCGACAAAGACCTGATCTATAGGAAAAAAAGCGGTTTTGGTGTACCATTGGACAAGTGGATTCGAAACGAATTGAAAGATTTATTTCAGGAGTATTTATTTCACGATAACGGATTTTTTGATCTGGAATATGTGAAATTGATGCACACCGAACATATGAACGGCAAAGCCGATCATCGCTTTAAGCTTTTGCGAGTGTTTAATTTTAATTATTGGCATAAGAAGTATTTTTTAGGCTAA
- a CDS encoding glycosyltransferase family 2 protein: MDLSIIITTRNRKSELLSCIKSINASQHDIGTWEIIVVDDNSNDGTEKFELADLEVANGKIIHNSVQQMTARARNMGYEKSSGRFILFIDDDNILDREMIRVLFDFALTNSVYGIVGPTMYYLKTKQKYLDFQKINLFTGKTSGMIDETNHAVCESDGVPNAFLIKREVFENCGLFDEELIQTFAESDFAFRAGRYGYKCGMLKKAKIYHNVTLADNKTARALGGKFKQKAYCLMRNRTVIIVRHGNLFQKTGYLLFFSWVWPLIYSLFMLREKRFDLVGLYWDGFFDGIRYFFTGRLVNSLKK; encoded by the coding sequence ATGGATTTATCTATCATTATAACAACTAGAAATAGGAAAAGCGAATTATTGAGCTGTATTAAATCGATCAATGCTTCCCAGCATGATATTGGGACATGGGAAATCATCGTAGTTGATGATAATTCAAATGATGGCACTGAGAAATTCGAACTTGCGGATCTGGAAGTTGCCAATGGAAAAATTATCCACAATAGTGTTCAGCAAATGACAGCGAGAGCGAGAAATATGGGGTATGAGAAATCATCCGGCAGATTTATCTTGTTCATTGATGATGACAATATTTTGGATCGTGAGATGATTCGGGTGCTTTTTGATTTTGCTTTAACGAATAGTGTATATGGAATAGTGGGTCCGACGATGTATTATCTTAAGACAAAACAGAAATATTTGGATTTTCAAAAAATTAATCTATTTACCGGAAAAACATCCGGTATGATTGACGAAACAAATCATGCCGTTTGTGAGAGTGATGGCGTTCCAAATGCTTTTCTTATCAAGAGAGAGGTCTTTGAGAATTGTGGTCTTTTTGACGAAGAGTTGATTCAAACCTTTGCCGAGTCAGATTTTGCTTTTAGGGCGGGAAGATATGGCTATAAATGCGGAATGTTAAAAAAAGCAAAAATATATCACAATGTTACTCTGGCAGATAATAAAACCGCGCGCGCCCTAGGAGGCAAGTTCAAGCAAAAAGCGTATTGTCTCATGAGAAACAGAACTGTGATTATTGTTAGACATGGCAATTTGTTTCAAAAAACCGGTTATTTGTTATTTTTTTCTTGGGTTTGGCCATTGATTTATTCGTTGTTTATGCTAAGAGAAAAACGATTTGATTTGGTGGGGTTATACTGGGACGGTTTTTTTGATGGAATAAGGTATTTTTTTACCGGAAGGCTGGTGAATTCATTAAAAAAATAG
- a CDS encoding acyltransferase produces the protein MLVAILQKIFNETVFSVARMRAAFWGLFCKKIGKRVFIAKGCYLMSPAGIELGNCVTINRNSTISGQGGLKIGNNVMIASNCSILTSHHKFEKKEVPMMFQGEKRGSVVIEDDVWLGVNVVVSPGVTIGTGAIVGANAVVTKNVEPYSIVAGVPARFIRNRFD, from the coding sequence ATGCTGGTTGCTATTTTGCAAAAAATTTTTAATGAAACGGTATTTTCAGTCGCCAGAATGCGTGCGGCTTTTTGGGGTCTCTTTTGCAAGAAAATCGGGAAAAGAGTTTTTATCGCAAAGGGTTGCTATCTGATGAGTCCGGCGGGAATTGAGCTGGGAAATTGTGTTACAATTAATCGTAATTCCACGATATCCGGTCAGGGGGGGCTGAAAATTGGCAACAATGTGATGATTGCTTCGAATTGTAGCATCTTAACTTCCCATCACAAATTTGAAAAAAAAGAAGTTCCTATGATGTTTCAAGGAGAAAAGAGAGGGTCGGTTGTAATTGAGGATGATGTGTGGCTAGGCGTGAATGTGGTTGTGTCGCCTGGCGTGACCATCGGAACGGGTGCGATTGTGGGTGCTAACGCAGTTGTGACGAAAAATGTTGAGCCATACTCAATTGTCGCAGGAGTGCCGGCACGCTTTATAAGAAACAGATTTGATTAA
- a CDS encoding glycosyltransferase family 2 protein, with product MENNLPTISVYMATLNAQLTLDECLRRLFEQDYPKDRLEFLVGDGGSTDATVEIVKKYGGKVFPNPLKTAESGKAVALREAKNELALTLDSDNFLPDTGWLKKMVAPFADQEIMLSEPISYTWRREGGYIERYCALIGMNDPVCLFLGNYDRWNYLTQKWTAVPHEEIDCGDYLKIKLTKAGIPTVGANGTIFRTAFLQKINTGKYLFDIDVIAKEIAECGAIQIAKVKVGIIHTFCEADFGKFIRKQKRRIKDYTFHKKNKSRVFDWSKFEIGGESSLGLLRFLLYTVLIFPLFGQALIGYSRKKDRAWFFHLPACWVTLIVYAWGKFVGIFNQAEMSRENWKQ from the coding sequence ATGGAAAATAATTTGCCGACAATTAGTGTCTATATGGCGACGCTCAACGCGCAGTTGACGCTGGATGAATGTTTGCGTCGCCTATTTGAGCAGGACTATCCCAAAGATAGGCTCGAGTTTTTGGTTGGCGATGGCGGATCGACTGACGCAACAGTGGAGATTGTTAAAAAGTATGGCGGAAAAGTTTTTCCTAATCCTTTGAAAACTGCCGAGTCTGGGAAAGCGGTGGCCTTGCGCGAGGCGAAAAATGAACTGGCACTGACGTTGGATTCGGATAATTTTTTGCCTGACACCGGGTGGCTGAAAAAAATGGTGGCACCTTTCGCGGACCAAGAAATTATGCTATCTGAACCGATCAGCTATACTTGGCGTCGTGAAGGCGGTTACATTGAACGTTACTGCGCGCTAATTGGAATGAACGACCCCGTCTGCCTATTTTTAGGCAATTATGATCGTTGGAACTATCTGACCCAAAAATGGACGGCGGTGCCACACGAGGAAATTGATTGCGGTGATTATCTCAAAATTAAATTAACCAAGGCTGGTATCCCGACTGTCGGCGCGAACGGCACAATTTTTCGCACCGCTTTTTTGCAAAAAATCAACACCGGGAAATATCTGTTTGACATCGACGTGATTGCCAAGGAAATCGCCGAGTGCGGTGCGATTCAAATTGCCAAAGTCAAAGTTGGCATCATCCACACTTTTTGCGAAGCGGATTTTGGCAAATTCATCAGGAAGCAAAAAAGACGGATTAAGGATTACACCTTTCACAAAAAAAACAAGTCACGCGTGTTTGATTGGAGCAAATTTGAAATTGGCGGAGAATCATCGCTGGGACTTTTGCGATTTTTGCTCTATACGGTTTTGATTTTTCCCTTGTTTGGGCAAGCGCTGATTGGTTACTCAAGAAAAAAAGACAGGGCTTGGTTTTTTCACCTTCCGGCTTGCTGGGTGACACTCATCGTTTATGCTTGGGGCAAATTTGTGGGAATATTCAATCAGGCGGAGATGAGTCGGGAGAATTGGAAGCAATAA
- a CDS encoding radical SAM protein yields the protein MKIAISYPPLKSGKGVACLGQNRQFQWFSTPTFIYPVIPAYAASLLKKNGYDVFWDEGIAEGLDYEAWEKRIVAEAPDLIALETKTPVVKMHWEIIAKLKTKLPKAKIVLMGDHVTAFPEESLRESLVDFVLVSGDYDFMLLNLANHLKNGEILEGGFWFRDGAQKIVNSGPADLSKHNLNDLPLIDRELTKWKLYAYKNGNFKYTPGAYLMSGRDCWWGRCTFCSWTTLFPGKSFRTMSAQKALAEVENLIKLGVREIMEDSGSLPIGQWLEDFCNGMIERGYNKKITMSCNMRITGIRDPKIWAMMKKAGFRFILFGLESANQETLDRIDKNLKVEEIEPGLRLCKEAGLEPHITAMIGYPWETKEMAERTIALAKKLFKEGYVDTLQGTIVIPYPGTPLHKYCAENDLLRTLDYAHYDQREMVMKAQISSLEAKDLVQGLYKSFASPQFIWRKLISIRNWGDLKFLFVAGWKWLGKMIDFSKTKKENC from the coding sequence ATGAAAATCGCTATTTCTTATCCGCCCTTGAAATCAGGAAAGGGCGTTGCTTGTCTTGGTCAAAATCGTCAGTTTCAGTGGTTTAGCACCCCAACCTTTATCTATCCCGTCATTCCCGCTTATGCGGCGTCTCTTCTCAAAAAGAACGGCTATGACGTTTTTTGGGACGAGGGCATTGCGGAAGGTTTGGATTATGAAGCTTGGGAAAAAAGAATAGTTGCTGAGGCGCCGGATCTGATTGCCCTTGAGACAAAAACACCAGTGGTGAAAATGCATTGGGAGATCATTGCCAAGCTCAAAACCAAATTGCCTAAGGCGAAAATAGTCCTGATGGGCGATCATGTGACGGCTTTTCCGGAAGAGTCTCTGCGCGAGTCGCTGGTTGATTTTGTGCTGGTGAGCGGGGATTATGATTTTATGCTTTTGAATCTGGCGAATCATTTAAAAAATGGCGAGATATTAGAAGGGGGATTTTGGTTTCGCGACGGCGCGCAAAAAATTGTTAATTCCGGACCAGCCGATCTATCCAAGCACAACCTCAATGATTTGCCACTCATCGATCGTGAGCTGACGAAATGGAAACTGTATGCCTACAAAAATGGCAATTTCAAGTATACTCCTGGCGCATACCTCATGAGCGGGCGGGATTGTTGGTGGGGGCGCTGTACTTTCTGTTCTTGGACGACGCTTTTTCCGGGCAAGAGTTTTCGCACGATGTCAGCGCAAAAAGCGCTGGCTGAAGTGGAAAATTTGATCAAACTGGGTGTGCGGGAAATTATGGAAGATTCCGGTTCGCTTCCCATCGGGCAATGGCTGGAAGATTTTTGCAACGGGATGATTGAGCGAGGGTACAATAAAAAAATTACGATGAGTTGCAATATGCGCATCACAGGAATTCGCGATCCAAAAATTTGGGCTATGATGAAAAAAGCCGGCTTTCGCTTCATTCTTTTCGGACTGGAATCGGCCAATCAAGAAACGCTGGATCGGATCGACAAAAATCTCAAAGTGGAAGAAATTGAGCCGGGACTCAGGCTGTGCAAAGAGGCCGGACTAGAACCGCATATCACAGCCATGATCGGTTATCCTTGGGAAACGAAAGAGATGGCCGAGCGCACAATTGCACTCGCCAAAAAATTATTCAAAGAAGGTTATGTCGACACCTTGCAGGGCACGATCGTCATTCCCTACCCAGGCACGCCGCTCCACAAATATTGCGCCGAAAATGATTTATTGCGCACGCTAGACTATGCCCACTATGACCAGCGGGAAATGGTGATGAAAGCGCAGATCAGCTCCCTTGAAGCAAAAGATCTGGTGCAGGGGCTGTATAAGTCATTTGCCAGCCCGCAATTTATCTGGCGGAAATTAATATCCATTCGCAATTGGGGTGATTTGAAATTTCTCTTTGTAGCCGGCTGGAAATGGCTGGGAAAGATGATTGATTTTTCCAAAACGAAAAAAGAAAATTGCTAG
- a CDS encoding glycosyltransferase: MANLIKYSFIIPVKVVNDYIRESVPKILEISRDDYEIIIYPDEGLETAEAWPKTRQIGSGRGPAVKRNLAVRDAQGEFLVFIDDDAYPRKDILNILDQDFSDESIAAVGGPAITPGSDSFLQKVSGAVFLSQLSGGFPERYVPVGEKHLVSDWPTVNLTVRKSAFLKAGGFDCNFWPGEDTKFCLDVIDKLKENNKILYDPAVIVWHHRREGLLRHLKQIGGYGIHRGFFAKKYPKTSFKFRYFIPSAFFLFVFIGLILGHFFVFFEILYLLGWIMYSLAMLIVLFDITRRQKNLPIALYALMYVFLTHLVYGARFLQGFLFTRELKSKMR; the protein is encoded by the coding sequence ATGGCTAATTTGATAAAATACAGTTTCATCATTCCGGTTAAAGTTGTCAACGACTATATTCGCGAATCAGTGCCGAAGATTCTGGAGATTTCGCGAGATGACTACGAAATTATTATTTATCCGGACGAAGGTCTGGAAACGGCAGAAGCTTGGCCAAAAACCAGGCAGATTGGCAGTGGTCGCGGTCCGGCCGTGAAAAGAAATTTGGCCGTGCGCGATGCGCAGGGTGAATTTTTAGTTTTTATCGACGATGATGCTTATCCGCGTAAAGACATTTTGAATATCTTAGATCAAGATTTTTCCGATGAAAGTATCGCTGCTGTCGGCGGTCCGGCGATCACTCCCGGATCGGACAGTTTTTTGCAAAAAGTTTCCGGAGCGGTCTTTCTCAGTCAACTTTCTGGCGGCTTTCCTGAGCGCTATGTTCCAGTGGGAGAAAAACATCTAGTTTCTGACTGGCCGACTGTCAATCTGACCGTGCGTAAGAGCGCCTTTCTCAAGGCAGGCGGTTTTGATTGTAATTTTTGGCCAGGGGAAGACACAAAATTTTGTCTGGATGTGATTGATAAACTCAAGGAAAATAACAAGATTCTTTATGATCCAGCGGTGATCGTTTGGCATCATCGGCGCGAGGGGCTCTTGCGACACTTGAAACAGATAGGAGGATATGGGATTCATCGCGGATTTTTTGCCAAAAAATATCCCAAAACTTCCTTCAAATTCCGCTATTTCATCCCCAGTGCTTTTTTTCTGTTTGTTTTTATCGGACTGATTCTTGGCCATTTTTTTGTTTTTTTTGAAATTCTCTATCTTTTGGGCTGGATCATGTATAGCCTGGCGATGCTCATTGTCCTTTTTGATATCACGCGTCGTCAAAAAAATTTACCGATAGCGCTCTATGCTCTGATGTATGTTTTTCTTACACATCTAGTCTACGGAGCAAGATTTTTGCAAGGTTTTCTTTTCACGCGAGAGCTTAAAAGCAAGATGCGTTAG
- a CDS encoding UDP-glucuronic acid decarboxylase family protein — MSKKILVTGGAGFIGSHLCRKLLAEGNEVLCVDNFFTGNKNNILDLLENKKFEFLRHDVTFPLYVEVDQIYNLACPASPIHYQFDPVQTTKTSVHGAINMLGLAKRTKARILQASTSEVYGDPEVHPQVESYWGRVNPIGIRSCYDEGKRCAETLFFDYYRQHNLPIRVIRIFNTYGPNMHPHDGRVVSNFIVQALKNEDITIYGDGSQTRSFQYVDDLISGMVKMMNNEQGFVGPVNIGNPIEFTIKELAEKVIAMIPESKSKIIFKPLPQDDPRQRKPDISLAKKELDWEPTVQLEAGLQKTIEYFKSIEL, encoded by the coding sequence ATGTCCAAAAAAATTCTCGTAACCGGCGGAGCCGGATTTATTGGTTCGCATCTTTGTCGCAAACTGTTGGCGGAAGGAAATGAAGTCTTGTGCGTGGACAACTTTTTCACCGGCAATAAAAATAATATTTTGGATCTTTTGGAAAACAAAAAATTCGAGTTTCTGCGCCACGATGTGACTTTTCCGCTCTACGTCGAAGTTGATCAGATCTATAACCTCGCTTGTCCGGCCTCGCCAATTCACTATCAGTTTGATCCGGTGCAGACGACCAAAACATCTGTCCACGGCGCAATCAATATGCTAGGCCTCGCCAAGCGGACAAAAGCGCGGATTTTGCAAGCGTCCACTTCCGAAGTCTATGGCGACCCAGAGGTGCATCCGCAAGTGGAAAGTTATTGGGGGCGGGTCAATCCGATCGGGATCCGTTCTTGCTATGATGAAGGCAAGCGTTGCGCTGAGACTCTCTTTTTCGACTATTACCGCCAGCACAATTTGCCGATCCGCGTCATTCGCATTTTCAACACCTATGGACCGAATATGCACCCGCACGATGGCCGGGTGGTTTCCAATTTCATCGTCCAAGCTTTGAAAAATGAAGACATCACGATTTATGGCGACGGCTCACAGACGCGCAGTTTTCAATATGTCGATGATTTGATTTCCGGCATGGTGAAAATGATGAACAACGAGCAGGGTTTTGTCGGCCCGGTGAATATTGGCAATCCGATCGAGTTTACCATTAAGGAATTGGCGGAAAAAGTGATTGCGATGATTCCGGAAAGCAAAAGCAAGATTATTTTCAAACCTTTACCCCAAGATGATCCGCGCCAGCGAAAACCGGACATTTCTCTTGCCAAAAAAGAACTAGATTGGGAGCCGACGGTGCAATTGGAAGCCGGTCTGCAAAAAACGATTGAATATTTCAAGAGTATTGAATTGTAG